The following are from one region of the Actinoplanes sp. L3-i22 genome:
- a CDS encoding RNA polymerase sigma factor yields the protein MNDQLHIEDGVLIRESVGDPERFAPLFDRHAVTVHRYLARRIGPPADDLLAETFLIAFRRRADYQPLRLEVRPWLLGIATNVLHRHVRQEERRYRALARAAGQQDPPPDPEGAEDRLDARAIRAELAAALAKLKAADRDALLLLAWGQLSYAEIAATLAIPIGTVRSRINRARRQTRAALGHTPTEVEK from the coding sequence GTGAACGACCAACTGCACATCGAGGACGGCGTGCTGATCCGCGAGTCGGTCGGTGATCCGGAGCGGTTCGCACCGCTCTTCGACCGGCACGCGGTGACCGTGCACCGCTACCTGGCCCGCCGGATCGGCCCGCCCGCCGACGACCTGCTGGCCGAGACGTTCCTGATCGCGTTCCGCCGGCGCGCCGACTATCAGCCGCTGCGGCTGGAGGTACGTCCGTGGTTGCTCGGGATCGCCACGAACGTCCTGCACCGGCACGTTCGTCAGGAGGAGCGCCGCTACCGGGCACTGGCCCGGGCGGCCGGACAGCAGGATCCGCCGCCCGATCCGGAGGGGGCCGAGGACCGTCTCGACGCCCGGGCCATCCGGGCGGAACTGGCCGCGGCGCTGGCGAAACTCAAGGCCGCCGACCGCGACGCGCTCCTGCTGCTGGCGTGGGGACAACTCTCGTACGCGGAGATCGCCGCGACCCTGGCCATCCCGATCGGCACCGTCCGCTCCCGGATCAACCGCGCCCGCCGGCAGACCCGCGCTGCCCTCGGCCACACCCCTACGGAGGTGGAGAAATGA
- a CDS encoding family 20 glycosylhydrolase, translated as MRSLTKRLGDVIPLPALVVPEPAVTFTITPEALSRAGEPDNAEVRVELTDADGLGAEGYRLEITAAGVTLRAAEPAGVFWGVQTLRQLAAGDGVLPGGVIEDRPRFAYRAAMIDLARHFFTVDEIKAHLDLLVGFKINHLHLHLTDDQGWRLEIPGWPRLTEVGGGPGTGCDGAGPGFLTLADYAEVVAYAADRFVTVVPEIDMPGHVNAALVAYPELTADGQPVAPRVDAEVGYSSLVAGKEETYAFVEAVLKTVADATPGPYLHIGGDECLNTSPEDYRAFLSRVLPLPGKYGKRAIGWHEIAAADLPEGTVVQYWRPEEQDANVNAAASAGRAVIMSPADRTYLDMKYDADTPLGLDWAGLVPVRRAYDWDPAARLPGVTEEALLGVAAPLWSETLRSVADVQFLTFPRLPAVAEVGWSRQDARDWESFRERVALFGPRWAAAGVAYFRAPEIDWPAN; from the coding sequence GTGCGCTCTCTGACGAAGCGGCTCGGCGATGTCATTCCGCTGCCGGCCCTGGTTGTTCCGGAACCGGCCGTGACCTTCACGATCACCCCCGAGGCCCTGTCGCGTGCCGGTGAGCCGGACAACGCCGAGGTCCGTGTCGAGTTGACCGATGCGGACGGGCTGGGTGCCGAGGGTTACCGGCTGGAGATCACCGCGGCCGGGGTGACCCTGCGTGCCGCCGAGCCGGCCGGGGTGTTCTGGGGGGTGCAGACGCTGCGGCAGCTGGCCGCCGGGGACGGGGTGCTGCCCGGCGGGGTGATCGAGGACCGGCCGCGGTTCGCCTACCGGGCCGCGATGATCGACCTGGCCCGGCACTTCTTCACCGTCGACGAGATCAAGGCGCACCTCGACCTGCTCGTCGGGTTCAAGATCAATCACCTGCACCTGCACCTCACCGACGACCAGGGCTGGCGCCTGGAGATCCCGGGCTGGCCGCGGCTCACCGAGGTCGGCGGCGGTCCCGGCACCGGCTGCGACGGCGCGGGGCCGGGCTTCCTGACCCTGGCCGACTACGCCGAGGTGGTGGCGTACGCCGCCGACCGGTTCGTCACCGTGGTTCCGGAGATCGACATGCCCGGGCACGTGAACGCGGCGCTGGTGGCGTACCCGGAGCTGACCGCGGACGGGCAGCCGGTCGCGCCGCGCGTCGACGCCGAGGTCGGGTACAGCTCGCTGGTGGCCGGCAAGGAGGAGACGTACGCCTTCGTCGAGGCCGTGCTGAAGACGGTCGCCGACGCGACGCCCGGGCCGTACTTGCACATCGGCGGCGACGAGTGCCTGAACACCTCGCCCGAGGACTACCGCGCGTTCCTGTCCCGGGTGCTGCCGCTGCCCGGGAAGTACGGCAAGCGGGCCATCGGCTGGCACGAGATCGCCGCGGCCGACCTGCCCGAGGGCACGGTCGTGCAGTACTGGCGCCCCGAGGAGCAGGACGCGAACGTCAACGCCGCGGCCTCCGCCGGGCGCGCCGTGATCATGTCGCCGGCCGACCGGACCTACCTGGACATGAAGTACGACGCGGACACCCCGCTCGGCCTGGACTGGGCCGGCCTGGTGCCGGTCCGGCGGGCGTACGACTGGGACCCGGCCGCCCGGCTGCCCGGCGTGACCGAGGAGGCCCTGCTCGGCGTCGCCGCGCCGCTCTGGTCGGAGACCCTGCGCAGCGTCGCCGATGTGCAGTTCCTGACGTTCCCCCGACTGCCGGCGGTGGCCGAGGTCGGCTGGAGCCGGCAGGACGCGCGGGACTGGGAGTCGTTCCGGGAGCGGGTGGCGCTGTTCGGGCCGCGCTGGGCGGCGGCCGGGGTCGCGTACTTCCGCGCGCCCGAGATCGACTGGCCGGCGAACTGA
- a CDS encoding M48 family metallopeptidase — MSNDARAAARSAGALAGFLIVAGLQLIVVLGVLWTVLRLLPAEVALRAGVPLSLATFGALGYATWRALHSRRRVPAGVAVTRADAPALWALIDGAAAAAGVPAPAGLTVVTDATVVVGERTLALGLLGGRRDLYLGLPLLQAWDSGRLRAAVAHELAHGSARLGRWAPLAYRGRVAIGRLAPRWSRGRNPAGAVFRAYAEVYRRRDAPFSLAQELAADRVAAEHAGVRATVGALRDLPVLAGMQRLFHAEYVGPGWQAGHVPDDVFGGFLRVLVARAEDVAILRARGPEPAGAWDTHPPLAERLALLTPAATPEGSADGTESDQAPEAPEEAADELVPDLPGLGRALQAVAFPSTGRTEVSWDDFLSVARTAEMEREAGAALATVSRAVGIVVPDAEGILALAADGRLRTAAATIFPGLTPEETADRIVDLLALMLALAALRSDVARWRHNWTGTAELVAADGTYLNLTDVAAAAADPEQAEAVRAYLGKIGVDLAAPGGDRAAARAQALGGLINLSADGERTDLLVTDLGILLVPGLSRGKGPEAKRRLSQIASGGVPVPGRNAAPASDGAAPDGAAAEAVKSAVATMEAPPDGRRFVPFVDVAAVTALPGRRRGWVIGLRDGGSLTLRPSLDTDELPGGWAAWEDAVTFLAGTR, encoded by the coding sequence TTGAGCAACGACGCGCGAGCGGCGGCGAGATCGGCCGGCGCCCTGGCCGGCTTCCTGATCGTGGCGGGGCTGCAGCTGATCGTGGTCCTCGGCGTGCTGTGGACCGTGTTGAGACTGCTGCCCGCCGAGGTCGCGTTGCGCGCCGGGGTGCCGCTGAGCCTGGCCACGTTCGGCGCGCTCGGCTACGCCACCTGGCGCGCGCTGCACAGCCGGCGCCGGGTGCCGGCCGGGGTCGCCGTGACCCGGGCCGACGCGCCGGCGCTGTGGGCACTGATCGACGGGGCCGCGGCCGCCGCCGGGGTGCCCGCGCCGGCCGGGCTGACCGTGGTCACCGACGCGACCGTGGTGGTCGGCGAGCGGACCCTGGCGCTCGGCCTGCTCGGCGGGCGGCGGGACCTCTACCTCGGGCTGCCGCTGCTGCAGGCCTGGGACAGCGGGCGGCTGCGGGCCGCGGTGGCGCACGAGCTGGCGCACGGGTCGGCCCGCCTCGGACGGTGGGCGCCGCTGGCGTACCGGGGGCGGGTCGCGATCGGGCGGCTGGCACCCCGGTGGAGCCGCGGGCGCAACCCGGCCGGGGCGGTCTTCCGGGCGTACGCCGAGGTCTATCGCCGGCGGGACGCGCCGTTCAGCCTTGCCCAGGAACTGGCCGCGGACCGGGTCGCGGCGGAGCACGCCGGGGTGCGCGCGACCGTCGGGGCGCTGCGCGATCTGCCGGTGCTCGCCGGGATGCAACGGTTGTTCCACGCCGAGTACGTCGGCCCCGGCTGGCAGGCCGGGCACGTCCCGGACGACGTGTTCGGGGGCTTCCTGCGGGTGCTCGTGGCGCGCGCCGAGGACGTGGCGATCCTGCGGGCCCGCGGGCCGGAGCCGGCCGGTGCCTGGGACACCCACCCGCCGCTGGCCGAGCGACTGGCCCTGCTGACGCCGGCCGCCACCCCGGAGGGCAGCGCGGACGGGACCGAATCGGATCAGGCGCCCGAGGCGCCCGAGGAGGCCGCCGACGAACTGGTCCCGGATCTGCCCGGGCTCGGGCGGGCGCTGCAGGCGGTGGCCTTCCCGTCGACCGGGCGGACCGAGGTGAGCTGGGACGACTTCCTCAGCGTGGCCCGCACGGCGGAGATGGAACGCGAGGCGGGGGCGGCTCTGGCGACCGTGTCCCGGGCGGTGGGCATCGTCGTACCGGATGCGGAGGGAATCCTCGCGCTGGCGGCCGATGGCCGCCTCCGGACCGCCGCGGCCACCATCTTTCCCGGCCTCACCCCGGAGGAGACGGCCGACCGGATCGTCGATCTGCTCGCGCTGATGCTGGCGCTGGCCGCGCTGCGCAGTGACGTGGCCCGCTGGCGGCACAACTGGACCGGGACCGCCGAGCTGGTCGCGGCGGACGGCACCTACCTGAACCTGACCGACGTGGCCGCGGCCGCCGCCGATCCGGAGCAGGCCGAGGCAGTCCGGGCGTACCTCGGCAAGATCGGGGTGGATCTGGCCGCGCCGGGCGGGGACCGTGCGGCGGCCCGGGCGCAGGCCCTGGGCGGGTTGATCAACCTGTCGGCGGACGGCGAGCGGACCGATCTGCTCGTCACCGACCTGGGCATCCTGCTGGTGCCGGGGCTGTCCCGGGGCAAGGGGCCGGAGGCGAAGCGGCGACTGAGCCAGATCGCCTCGGGCGGCGTCCCGGTCCCCGGCCGGAACGCGGCGCCGGCATCGGACGGGGCGGCACCGGACGGGGCGGCCGCCGAGGCGGTGAAGTCCGCGGTGGCCACCATGGAGGCGCCGCCGGACGGGCGCCGTTTCGTGCCGTTCGTGGACGTCGCCGCGGTGACCGCGCTCCCGGGCCGGCGGCGCGGCTGGGTGATCGGCTTGCGGGACGGTGGCAGTCTCACCCTCCGGCCGTCCCTGGACACCGACGAGTTGCCGGGTGGCTGGGCGGCCTGGGAGGACGCGGTCACGTTCCTCGCCGGAACGCGCTGA
- a CDS encoding YafY family protein, protein MANTSARMLRLLSLLQTHRYWPGSELAERLEVSPRTLRRDVDRLRELGYPVDAARGVAGGYQLQAGAAVPPLLLDDEEAVAIAVGLRSAAAGAVAGFEETSVRALAKVIQLLPPRLRRRIDALQAVTSPGVFGGGPVLDAGVLTTIALATRAEERLRFGYTPRTGDVSRRHVEPHRLVPLGRKWYLLAWDLDRADWRNFRVDRIAEPALTGARFRPREIPGGDPVAWLRSRIRAIPNRYEVSVLIEATPAAIGASTGHWGQIEVLGEGHCRLRMNVDDLGWPVMVLGVLGAPFTIEAPPELRERARAAGETLLRATTV, encoded by the coding sequence ATGGCGAACACGAGTGCCCGGATGCTGCGGCTGTTGTCGCTGCTGCAGACCCACCGCTACTGGCCCGGCTCGGAGCTGGCCGAGCGCCTCGAGGTCTCCCCGCGCACCCTGCGCCGGGACGTGGACCGCCTGCGGGAGCTGGGCTATCCGGTGGACGCCGCGCGCGGGGTGGCCGGCGGCTACCAACTCCAGGCCGGTGCCGCGGTGCCGCCGCTGCTGCTCGACGACGAGGAGGCGGTGGCGATCGCGGTCGGGCTGCGCAGCGCCGCCGCCGGGGCGGTCGCCGGGTTCGAGGAGACGTCGGTGCGGGCGCTGGCCAAGGTCATCCAGCTGCTCCCGCCGCGGCTGCGCCGCCGGATCGACGCGCTGCAGGCGGTGACCAGCCCGGGCGTCTTCGGCGGCGGGCCGGTGCTGGACGCCGGGGTGCTGACCACGATCGCGCTGGCCACCCGGGCCGAGGAACGGCTGCGCTTCGGCTACACCCCGCGCACCGGCGACGTCTCGCGGCGGCACGTCGAGCCGCACCGCCTCGTCCCGCTCGGCCGGAAGTGGTACCTGCTGGCCTGGGATCTCGACCGGGCCGACTGGCGCAACTTCCGGGTGGACCGGATCGCCGAGCCGGCGCTGACCGGGGCCCGCTTCCGGCCGCGGGAGATCCCCGGCGGCGACCCGGTGGCCTGGCTGCGGTCCCGGATAAGAGCCATTCCCAATCGGTACGAGGTGTCCGTGCTGATCGAGGCGACCCCGGCGGCGATCGGCGCGTCGACCGGCCACTGGGGGCAGATCGAGGTGCTCGGGGAGGGGCACTGTCGACTTCGGATGAACGTCGACGACCTCGGCTGGCCGGTCATGGTGCTCGGCGTGCTGGGCGCCCCGTTCACCATCGAAGCCCCGCCTGAGCTGCGCGAACGGGCGCGCGCGGCGGGCGAGACCCTGCTGCGCGCGACAACCGTCTGA
- a CDS encoding LLM class flavin-dependent oxidoreductase, with translation MTTLGAIFTPNNPPERLLGVARAADEAGLGELWLWEDCFLNSGVAAASAALAVTGRLRVGIGIMPVPFRNAALCAMEIATLGRLFGDRAIAGVGHGVQEWMAQVGARPASPLTLLREYATAVRALLHGETVTTAGRYVRLDKVTLDWPPVVAPPLLIGATGPKTLALSGEVGDGTILTGATTVAGVAEAKRLIAVDGPHEIVVFVAAAFGPGARELLRVHREQSGPDEPGVAGDAAEIAEVVRAYAAAGATKVILQPMRGEPDPESYVRFVAEEVQPLIA, from the coding sequence ATGACGACACTCGGAGCGATCTTTACCCCGAACAACCCGCCGGAGCGGCTGCTCGGCGTGGCCCGGGCGGCGGACGAGGCCGGGCTCGGCGAGCTCTGGCTCTGGGAGGACTGCTTCCTGAACAGTGGCGTCGCCGCCGCGTCGGCCGCGCTCGCGGTGACCGGGCGGCTCCGGGTCGGCATCGGGATCATGCCGGTGCCGTTCCGGAACGCGGCGCTCTGCGCGATGGAGATCGCCACCCTCGGCCGGCTCTTCGGTGACCGGGCGATCGCCGGCGTCGGCCACGGCGTGCAGGAGTGGATGGCCCAGGTCGGTGCCCGCCCGGCGTCCCCGCTGACCCTGCTCCGGGAGTATGCGACAGCCGTGCGCGCCCTGCTGCACGGCGAGACGGTGACCACCGCGGGGCGCTACGTGCGGCTCGACAAGGTGACGCTGGACTGGCCGCCGGTCGTCGCGCCGCCGCTGCTGATCGGGGCGACCGGGCCGAAGACGCTGGCCCTGTCCGGCGAGGTGGGTGACGGGACGATCCTGACCGGGGCGACCACGGTCGCCGGGGTCGCCGAGGCGAAACGGCTGATCGCGGTGGACGGCCCGCACGAGATCGTGGTGTTCGTGGCGGCGGCGTTCGGGCCGGGCGCGCGGGAACTTCTGCGGGTCCACCGCGAGCAGAGCGGGCCGGACGAGCCGGGCGTGGCCGGCGACGCGGCGGAGATCGCGGAGGTGGTGCGGGCCTACGCGGCGGCCGGCGCCACCAAGGTCATCCTCCAGCCGATGCGCGGTGAGCCCGACCCGGAGAGCTATGTCCGCTTCGTCGCCGAGGAGGTGCAGCCCCTGATCGCCTGA
- a CDS encoding GNAT family N-acetyltransferase yields the protein MGITVRHATHGDEQPLHALATLTFGLACPPGTTEADITAFIATNLSAERFAGYLADPGRILLLAHDDDRPVGYSMLVRGPIADPDVAAVVDATTSVELSKFYLLAERHGSGAAHALMTATLAEAAATGAETCWLGVNQQNARAARFYTKHGFDIVGVKRFLVGAEWHDDHIRQRKLGQAIRGCTSSATKRT from the coding sequence ATGGGGATAACTGTGCGTCATGCCACCCATGGCGACGAGCAACCTTTACACGCTCTGGCGACACTTACTTTTGGATTAGCCTGCCCACCGGGCACGACAGAGGCCGATATAACCGCATTCATCGCCACGAACCTGTCCGCCGAACGGTTCGCCGGCTACCTGGCCGACCCGGGCCGGATCCTGCTGCTGGCCCACGACGACGACCGGCCGGTGGGCTATTCGATGCTGGTCCGCGGCCCGATCGCGGACCCGGACGTGGCCGCCGTCGTGGACGCGACCACCAGCGTCGAGCTGAGCAAGTTCTACCTCCTCGCCGAACGGCACGGCTCCGGCGCGGCCCACGCGCTGATGACCGCGACCCTGGCCGAGGCCGCCGCGACCGGCGCGGAGACCTGCTGGCTCGGCGTGAACCAGCAGAACGCCCGGGCCGCCCGCTTCTACACCAAGCACGGCTTCGACATCGTCGGCGTCAAGCGCTTCCTGGTCGGCGCCGAGTGGCACGACGACCACATCCGCCAGCGCAAACTGGGTCAGGCGATCAGGGGCTGCACCTCCTCGGCGACGAAGCGGACATAG